The proteins below come from a single Candidatus Poribacteria bacterium genomic window:
- a CDS encoding T9SS type A sorting domain-containing protein, with product MKHIKYFTLVFLTFIALGVLPTDAQQNVAREAYAILEDSCLGCHGPNGPFTEQLIIESAAQLVESGAVVPGVPIQSELFKRLLDGDEAKRMPLGQPPLSAAAIQKIGAWIQAGAPSWDVVHDVNFISTDKMLTTIQNHLQTLSTFDRPSARYFTTTHLYNAGEGPEVLRAAAIALSKLVNSLSWGFTVVKPVPIDAQGTIFYIDLRDYEWDTRDAWTQIETAYPYVIEFDATTRPVLHRKLTALREAMVCEVPFVHVDWFLATASLPPLYHDILALPETESALERELGIDVAGNLRRAPGLRVMRAGTNDSGVSAHNRVVERHSFRNGAYWKSHDFASSVGQKNILQNPLSFDRDGGEVIFNLPNGLQAYYVSDATGNRIDVAPTDIVSNPAASDPAVRNGLSCIGCHTEGMKTFEDVVRGTYAKLPASATKDQVLRLYVEKAEMDRFIDQDTARYRVALEATGGIFGGIEPVHRFHEKFQEPLSASYAAASIGLETTAFVALIRENTGLQGLGLAGLLINDGNVKRDAWTANFSDIVLCVYNSDCPMPDPVSIPTPTSVVERQRIIRDPSNLVPDANLRAVIAEALGKPSGASIETEDLARLTRLDADEQGISDLRGLEYATRLERIELRRNEISDLSPIAELTRLNNIKLRGNQITDVSPLAGLINVDWLGLEENQITDVSPLKGLIKLNGIGISGNPISDVSPLASLISLEQIDAWQTPVSDFSALAKLPRLRWIELGNDRAISKIPSLKGLKALRRLEIRGCNVSDLSPLAELRTLQWLSLVDNTISDVSPLAQLTRLEHLNLDANVISDVKPLAALTRLEVLYLENNAISDVSSLAGFKNLDRLDLRNNAISDFSSLEGLPDKTFVRMEGNPGFPSGGPKITGPWLWAIVPGTRLDDRTDFLSRATGGAATELKVATNGATEGKAVGKRKWALHSISATHSDNINRMTAALGWGTGEEIYDHIVYGSVILEAPKEQQTQMLVGSDDAVKVWLNGELVHSAFVARGAGDYQDFFPVTLKQGKNALLVALDNRGHGGFSGFFGFAPDAKYTVFRPSLNFVFQTDTTPIAIGDNFTVNLNVENVTDVGGWQADLTFDPKVLIARSVTEGDFLKQDEGETFFQKGAIKNQIGKITGIKAARLTRSPVRGHGTLLSVTFKALRNGESKLTLQNFQVGTRGGEKTRSIPPEITIVVGDGAPAAPSLRPDETALLHNYPNPFNPETWIPYQLSEPADVTIHIYATSGVLVRTLHLGHQPAGIYQYRSRAAYWDGRNEVGESIASGVYFYTLTAGDFTATRKMLIRK from the coding sequence ATGAAACACATCAAATACTTCACCCTCGTTTTCTTAACATTCATCGCGCTCGGTGTGTTACCAACAGACGCACAGCAGAACGTCGCCCGAGAGGCGTATGCTATTCTTGAAGACAGTTGTCTGGGCTGCCACGGTCCGAATGGTCCCTTTACCGAACAACTCATCATTGAATCCGCAGCACAATTGGTCGAGAGTGGGGCTGTCGTCCCAGGGGTACCGATTCAATCTGAACTCTTTAAACGTCTCTTGGATGGAGATGAGGCAAAACGGATGCCACTCGGACAACCACCCCTCTCCGCCGCCGCGATTCAGAAGATCGGTGCCTGGATTCAAGCCGGTGCGCCGAGTTGGGACGTCGTCCACGATGTGAACTTCATTAGCACGGATAAGATGCTCACGACGATTCAGAACCATCTCCAAACGCTATCTACTTTTGACCGTCCCTCTGCCCGTTATTTTACGACGACACATCTGTATAATGCTGGAGAGGGCCCCGAGGTGCTCCGGGCTGCTGCGATTGCGCTTTCAAAACTCGTGAATAGTTTGTCGTGGGGGTTTACCGTCGTCAAGCCGGTACCGATCGATGCCCAAGGGACGATCTTCTACATCGACTTGCGGGATTACGAGTGGGATACCCGGGATGCTTGGACGCAGATTGAGACGGCGTATCCGTATGTGATTGAGTTTGATGCGACGACGCGTCCGGTGCTGCATAGGAAGCTGACCGCACTCCGTGAAGCGATGGTCTGTGAGGTGCCGTTCGTGCATGTGGACTGGTTTCTTGCGACTGCGTCCCTACCCCCCTTATATCATGACATTCTCGCGTTGCCTGAAACCGAGTCGGCGTTGGAACGCGAGTTGGGTATAGATGTCGCTGGGAACCTTCGACGGGCTCCGGGGTTGCGTGTGATGCGTGCGGGGACGAATGATTCGGGGGTTTCCGCACACAATCGCGTTGTGGAGCGGCACTCCTTCCGAAATGGTGCGTATTGGAAGAGCCACGACTTTGCGAGCAGTGTCGGTCAGAAGAACATCTTACAGAACCCGTTGTCTTTTGACAGAGATGGGGGTGAGGTTATCTTCAATCTTCCGAATGGTCTTCAGGCGTATTATGTCTCGGACGCAACCGGGAATCGTATAGATGTTGCCCCAACAGACATCGTATCGAACCCCGCGGCGAGCGATCCTGCGGTTCGCAACGGTTTGTCGTGTATCGGTTGCCATACGGAGGGGATGAAGACGTTTGAGGATGTGGTGCGAGGGACGTATGCGAAGTTGCCTGCGAGTGCGACGAAGGATCAGGTCTTGCGTCTGTATGTAGAAAAAGCGGAGATGGATCGGTTCATAGACCAGGATACGGCGCGCTACAGAGTTGCGTTAGAGGCGACGGGGGGTATATTTGGGGGTATTGAACCTGTGCATCGTTTTCATGAGAAGTTTCAAGAGCCGCTCAGTGCGTCGTATGCGGCGGCATCGATAGGTTTAGAGACGACTGCATTTGTGGCGTTGATCCGTGAAAATACGGGGCTACAGGGTTTGGGGCTCGCGGGGTTACTCATCAACGATGGAAACGTAAAACGGGATGCGTGGACGGCGAACTTTAGTGATATAGTCTTGTGTGTCTATAACAGTGACTGTCCGATGCCTGATCCGGTTTCGATCCCAACCCCCACATCGGTTGTTGAGCGTCAGCGGATTATTCGGGATCCGAGTAATCTTGTGCCGGATGCGAATCTGCGTGCGGTGATTGCGGAGGCATTGGGGAAACCCTCTGGGGCTTCTATTGAAACGGAGGATTTAGCACGATTGACGCGGCTTGATGCAGATGAGCAAGGGATAAGCGACTTGCGGGGACTTGAGTATGCCACACGACTCGAACGGATTGAATTGCGACGCAACGAGATTTCGGACCTCTCCCCGATCGCCGAGTTGACACGACTGAATAACATCAAACTGCGTGGGAATCAGATCACGGATGTGTCTCCGCTTGCGGGCTTAATCAATGTGGATTGGTTAGGGCTTGAAGAGAACCAAATCACAGATGTATCACCGCTCAAGGGCTTAATCAAATTGAATGGGATCGGGATTTCTGGGAACCCGATATCAGACGTGTCGCCGCTGGCGAGCCTCATCAGTCTTGAACAGATAGACGCGTGGCAGACCCCTGTTTCGGACTTCTCTGCTTTAGCGAAACTGCCAAGGCTCCGATGGATAGAACTCGGCAACGACAGAGCCATCTCAAAGATTCCTTCCCTGAAGGGATTAAAAGCACTCCGACGCCTGGAGATCCGAGGCTGCAACGTCTCCGACCTTTCCCCGCTCGCAGAATTGAGAACATTGCAATGGCTCAGTCTCGTCGATAACACGATCTCAGATGTATCGCCGTTGGCACAGTTAACGAGGTTGGAGCATCTGAACCTTGATGCCAATGTCATATCGGATGTGAAGCCACTTGCAGCACTAACAAGATTGGAAGTGCTTTACCTTGAAAATAACGCCATCTCCGACGTATCATCGCTTGCAGGGTTCAAAAACTTGGATCGACTCGACCTTCGGAACAATGCTATCTCTGACTTCTCGTCATTGGAAGGTTTACCCGATAAGACGTTCGTTCGGATGGAGGGCAATCCGGGTTTCCCGTCAGGGGGTCCGAAAATCACAGGTCCCTGGTTGTGGGCAATCGTTCCGGGAACCCGACTCGATGACCGCACAGATTTTCTATCTCGAGCGACTGGCGGCGCAGCGACGGAACTAAAAGTGGCTACCAACGGTGCAACGGAAGGGAAGGCTGTTGGAAAGCGTAAATGGGCATTGCATTCAATCTCGGCGACCCATTCGGATAACATCAACCGAATGACAGCGGCACTCGGTTGGGGCACAGGTGAGGAGATATACGATCATATCGTCTACGGATCAGTTATCTTGGAGGCTCCAAAAGAACAGCAGACGCAGATGCTCGTCGGCTCTGATGATGCCGTCAAAGTCTGGCTCAATGGTGAACTGGTGCATTCGGCATTCGTTGCGCGCGGGGCAGGCGATTATCAAGATTTCTTTCCAGTTACCTTGAAACAGGGGAAAAATGCGTTGTTAGTCGCCCTCGATAACCGCGGACACGGAGGGTTCAGCGGATTTTTTGGGTTTGCCCCCGACGCAAAATATACCGTGTTCCGTCCGAGTTTGAATTTTGTCTTTCAGACGGATACAACCCCGATAGCCATCGGGGATAACTTTACCGTTAACCTGAACGTCGAAAACGTTACCGATGTGGGAGGCTGGCAAGCCGACCTGACCTTCGATCCGAAGGTGCTAATAGCACGTAGTGTCACCGAAGGCGATTTCCTAAAGCAGGATGAAGGCGAAACTTTCTTCCAAAAAGGCGCTATCAAGAATCAGATCGGGAAGATCACGGGCATTAAGGCGGCACGACTCACACGCTCGCCTGTGAGAGGACACGGCACTCTCTTGTCTGTTACCTTTAAGGCACTCCGAAACGGGGAATCAAAATTGACGCTGCAAAACTTTCAGGTTGGCACGCGGGGAGGCGAGAAAACCCGTTCTATCCCACCCGAGATTACTATTGTTGTCGGTGATGGTGCCCCCGCTGCACCTTCGCTGCGTCCGGACGAGACAGCGTTACTGCACAATTATCCGAATCCGTTCAACCCGGAGACCTGGATCCCATATCAACTCTCGGAACCCGCGGATGTCACGATCCATATCTATGCAACAAGTGGTGTCTTGGTTCGGACGTTGCATCTTGGACATCAACCTGCGGGTATCTATCAGTATCGGAGCCGTGCGGCGTATTGGGATGGGAGAAATGAGGTAGGTGAGTCGATCGCGAGTGGTGTCTATTTCTACACCCTCACCGCAGGCGATTTCACTGCTACGCGAAAAATGTTGATAAGGAAATAG